The sequence below is a genomic window from Thalassobaculum sp. OXR-137.
CTGGGTGGCGGAGAGCCTGGCCCGGCCGGAGACCCTGCCGCCGGCCGAGCAGATGGCCCAGGTGATCGCCGCCACGCCGCCGGAGTTCCGCCGGGCGCCGGCCATTCCGATGAACGCGCTGGCGGTGGTGTTCGCGCGGCTTCTGGGCGCGGAGCCGACGGCGGCCGACTGGCCGGGGCTGGAGCGGGCGCTGATGCTCGGCCCGCTGTCGCCGGCGTCGTTCCGGCTGAGCGGCCCCGATGCCACGGACGACGCGCCGATCCGCACCGCGGCGGCGGCGGCCGCCTTCGGCCATATCGTCGACGCCACGCCGACGGCGGAAGAGCAGGGGCTTCTGGGAGCGCTGGCGGGCTAGGGGCGGGACGATCGGGAAGGGTGGCGCACGTCTCGCCGCCCTTCGCCTCCAGTCCTGCTCGCCCACCGTTTTAACCCCCTCGTCATCCCGAACTTGTTTCGGGACCTCAAGATGACGGAGGAGGGGTGGCGTTAGGACCGCATCAGCACCCCGTACCAGCCGAGCCCGGCATAGGTCTCGTAGCCCGGCGTGCGGTGGAAGCCGACCGTGGCGCCCTCGGGCGTGTGATAGGTCCCGGATTCCTGGCCGCCGGTGCGCAGGTCGAAAGTGCCGCCGCCCGACCGCCCGCTCTCCTGTTTTCCGGCACCCTGGCGGGAATCGGCAATGATGCGGTTCTTGGCGTCCACCAGCATCACCCGCGTGGTCGCCTTTTCCGCCTCCGACAGGCGCACGCCCCGGACGATGGCTTCGGCCTGGGGACCCCAGTCGAAATGGATGCCGAGCACACCCAGCGGCCGGCCCCGTGCCTCGGCGTCCCGGCGGATCGCCGCGGCGTAGGTGGCGACTGGCTGGTGGGCGAGGTGGGCGTTGGTGGCGATGTCGGCCACCACGTAGTCGTCGCCGCTGGCGGTTTTCATGGCATCGCGGAACCACGGCTCCTGGGAGACATCGGCGCCGACGACCCGGTACCGGTCGGGCCGGCCGTTGGCGACGACCCGGCCGTCGGCATCGGCGATCCACAGGTCGAGATAGACGGTATAGGCGCCCAGGATCACGCCGAGCCGCTGGGAGGCGTGGCGGACCGCGTCCTCGCCGGGCGTCTGCAGGCAGTCGACCACGGCACTGTCGGTCGCCCACCAGCGCACGTCGCAGGTCCGCTCGTACAGGTTCCGGTCGATCAGCTCGATGGCGTTCAGCGCCAGGTCGACCAGCCGCTGACCGGTGAGGTGGTCGACCACCGAGCGGCCGATGGTCTCCAGCAGCGTGGTCTTTTCCGACAGTTCGGCCACCAGGGCGTCGGCGATGGCGGCGATCTCGGTGGACACGCCCTTGACCTCGCCGGCGACGACGGCGAAGCCGCGGCCGAGTTCGCCGACCCGCGCGCTCTCGATCAGCGCGTTCAGCGCCAGAATCCGGGTGCGGCCGGTGATCGACTGGATCTCGGTGATCTTCTCGCGGCTGATCCGCGCGACTTCCTCGCTCAGCCGGATGATCTGGGCCGGATCGGTCGCATCGCTGCCACTCGCCTGGCTGTCCGTGGGGAGGGCGAGGCGGTTCGTCTTGTATTCGGAGTTCATCGTCAGCCCCTGGCGGCTAGGTCGGAACGGTTCACTTCGGGGCGCCGGTCGCGATGCCGGCCCGCGCCTCCAAGAAAATCGTTGCCGCCCTTGAGCCTCGGAGCATTCCCAATACCTGGTGCCGCCGCGCCGCCTCCGTCCGGCGCGACCGTCGAAAGGCGTTTAGCGTCCTGGCGCCGATGCTTCCATGCGACGGATAACCGCTGTTCGAAGTGGAGCGACAATACGGTGGGCAGATCGTTCCCACATTATCCCTAAAAATACTACGCGATCAAAGAATGTTTGCCGGCGAACTCTGTAGCCTCGGCAAAACGAGTGTCCACAGAATCGGTGCGGGTATTGCGCCGGTTCTGTGAAACCATATGGGATCGTGCCGGCTGCGGGCGCGCGCCGTGGTCCGGAGTCCCGGACCCGACGGGTTCGGCGCCGGCGCCTCGGCGTCGCCGGGCCGTCCGCTGGGCCGTCCGCTGGGCAGGCAGCCTGCCGGGCGGACGACTCGGTGCCGGACCGCAGCGCGAGTCCGATTGCTGGTCCGGCGGCCGGTCCGGCGGCGGACGGTCAGCAGCAGTCGTTCCAGCCGAGCTTCGCGCGACCGGAATCGAGCATCTCGAAGCAGTAGGTCTTTGTGTCGTCCAGTTGGTGGCTGAAGACCGCGTTGGCCTGGCCGGTACCGTAGGCGGTGGCCAGACCGCCGTTCGAGACCTTGTCGCCGAAGCCGTAGCCGATGCTGGCGCGGCAGGTGTCGGTCTTGCAGCTCAGGATCTGCGTGCGCCGGTAGGCGACGCCGTTGGTGTTGGAGATGGGCACCATGCGGACCAGGTCCGTGCCGTTGAACAACTTGATGTCGATCGCGCTGTCCGGGTAGCAGTTCTTGATCGAGATCGAAGCGCCGAAGGCACCGGCCCACGGCAGGCACGTGGCGAGCGCCACGACCGCAAGAAATCGCGTCATTTGAGAAATCCCTAGTGATGTGTCGGGCGAGGAAGATCCGCCGCGATGCGGGTGAGGTGTCGGCCGATCCCGGGAGATGCGGCGACCGCACTTGAACAGTATCATGAAAATCGCCCGGTCGGCGTCAGGAAGACGGCGCGTGTTTCGGAAGTCCTGAACCCTGTGAACGGGTTAGCATGATTTCCCATAATATACATTATGCGCGTTACGTGGATCGGATGTTCCACATGACCGCAGCCATGGCACCTCCCACCCACTGCTGACGACCGAGGTGCCCCATGGCACCTAAGGTCAAGCACTACGCGGATAATTCCCAGACCGTTACCCTCTCAATCGAGGTTCCGGCAGACCTTGTCGAAGCCGTCGCGCAGGTTCTTGAGGCGACGGTGGATGCATTGCGCCGCGCATCTCCGGAAATTGGGAAATCGGCTGCCGACGACGGTGGCTACGCGGACGTTCCGGACAGCGCCGCCAAAGGAAGCGCCTATCTCTCGGACCGGCGGCAGCGGACTTGGCTGCTGTACCGGTTTGTTCGCCGCTCCGTCACCAACCAGGCAATCCCTCGGACGCTTGAAGAGATCATCGCGGAAGCCGCCTCATTGGTGGATTTCGATGATGCTACGGCACAGCAGCTCTACCAGACCAAGCGAAAGGTTCAGAACCGCAAGCTGCGCCGGCGCCGGGATCGCGAGATCAGCCGCCTCGCCTGCAACGATGACTTGCTCACAACCACTCGCATCGCCCGGCTGATCCGACAGCGCCGGGTTTATGGCGATGTCTCGCAATCCACCGTGTCGCGTGTCCTCCAGGCGGCAGAGCGCGAACGTCAAAGGCTCGTCACCCAAAAGACCAGATCGGCGGTGAGCCGCCTTGTGGCAGCTACCACCTTCAATCCGGGTCGAAAGGCCCAGGATGCCGGGGGCGAGCCGTGAGCGCCCTTCTCCGCCTCATGCCCATGCTGATCCAAGGCTCTGGCGTTTCCCGGTCAGGCCCGAGCGGAGGAGCGCTGTCAGGGTCCTTCTCGGGAGACCGCGTGCGCAGCACGCGGCGGAAGGGCCTTGACGGCGTGGAGCCGCTCCCACGCTCGGGGCGGGTGCCTGGACCGGAAAGAGGCAGAGCGCAGCGGCGCCTCTCTTCCTGCCCAGGCACCCTGCCCGTCGGCGAGACGCGGGGGTATGGGGGCAAGGCCCCCACTCTTCAAAATTTCTCGCTATCTGCGTCGGAGCTGAAGAGGGAGCTTAAACCGAATTCTGCTGACAGACGAATTCGAGGCTTGTGTCTGGACCTGTCCGCCAGCTTTGGCGACAGACAGGATCGAAATCCCGCCGCTCCCAGAAGCGGTTTCAGCCTCCTGAACTGTCACCGCAAGATCGAAGTCGATGAAACTTGCGTAAATCGCTCCAGCCTCATCAACCCCCAAAAACATAAGGTTCTGCTTTTCCCAGGCGGATTCATCCTGTCTTCGAGTCACGGGGAACACAGTGGCTCCCTTCGCGTCCTTCTCTGCATCGAACTCAAGGGCAGCATCAGAAATCTGCTGAAGTGTTTCTCGAATAAAATCCTTGATAGTCAACATCGCCGCGTCTCCATAGAGCGGTGCCTTTATCTGGGCCGGGTCCAATGACCCTGCCCCTTGATATACACGCAAGCAGTGTTTCACCCGCTGCGCAAGCGGTCGTTGCACAGGCCCTACCCCATGCCCCTACCTGTGCCCCTCACCCGGCTCCGGCGCACAGCCGGAAGACCTCGCCCAAGCGCCTCCGGCATGCGTCCCGGAACATGGCCGGGCGGATCCTCGGTGACGGTTGGCGGGTCCGGAATTGCGGCCGCAAGACCATCGGTCACAGGGCTACACTCCATGACAGCGGCGGCGTGGCGCACTTCGGAGGTGTCGAGACCTGCGGGTCCGTGTGGGTCTGCCCGGTCTGTGCTGCGAAGATCACCGAAGGCCGACGCTCCGAGATCGATGCGGTTCTGAGCGCTCACCGGGACGCTGGCGGCGTGGCGTACATGGTCACCCTCACCCTACCCCATTACGCCTTCCAGGCATGCGCGCCGCTTCGGTCTGCCGTCTCGAACGGCTGGCGCAAGGTGAAGTCCGGCAAAGCCTGGATTGAAGCCCGCGAGCGATACGGCTGGATGGGCGATATCCGCGCTCTGGAAGTCACCCACGGCAAAAATGGCTGGCACCCTCACCTGCACGTGTTGCTGTTCTTCGAGCCGTGGGCAACGAAGGACGACGCCTACGGACTGGCGGGCTTGATCTTCGACCGCTGGCGGGCCGCCATCGAGCGCATGGGGCTCGGCCGGTGCAGCGTCGATGCCTTCGCCTTCGAGCCGGTCAATCTTGACCAGGGAGCGGCGGACTACGTGGCCAAGTGGGGCGCTGCGCTGGAACTCACGAAGGCGCATACGAAGCGCTCCAAGAACGGCAGAACACCGTTCCAGATCCTCGCCGATCATATCGGCGACCGCTCCCCGTCCGACGCCCGCCTGTTCCGCGAGTATGCGACCGCCTTCAAGGGGACGCGCCACCTG
It includes:
- a CDS encoding methyl-accepting chemotaxis protein, yielding MNSEYKTNRLALPTDSQASGSDATDPAQIIRLSEEVARISREKITEIQSITGRTRILALNALIESARVGELGRGFAVVAGEVKGVSTEIAAIADALVAELSEKTTLLETIGRSVVDHLTGQRLVDLALNAIELIDRNLYERTCDVRWWATDSAVVDCLQTPGEDAVRHASQRLGVILGAYTVYLDLWIADADGRVVANGRPDRYRVVGADVSQEPWFRDAMKTASGDDYVVADIATNAHLAHQPVATYAAAIRRDAEARGRPLGVLGIHFDWGPQAEAIVRGVRLSEAEKATTRVMLVDAKNRIIADSRQGAGKQESGRSGGGTFDLRTGGQESGTYHTPEGATVGFHRTPGYETYAGLGWYGVLMRS
- a CDS encoding protein rep encodes the protein MAGRILGDGWRVRNCGRKTIGHRATLHDSGGVAHFGGVETCGSVWVCPVCAAKITEGRRSEIDAVLSAHRDAGGVAYMVTLTLPHYAFQACAPLRSAVSNGWRKVKSGKAWIEARERYGWMGDIRALEVTHGKNGWHPHLHVLLFFEPWATKDDAYGLAGLIFDRWRAAIERMGLGRCSVDAFAFEPVNLDQGAADYVAKWGAALELTKAHTKRSKNGRTPFQILADHIGDRSPSDARLFREYATAFKGTRHLTWSRDLRRRYALPDAPEDETLAKADLSKETHRVTIDRDVFDAVVAKRLTADVLVAFETDGLDGVTALLTDHAIPWRLFEAPGLNRCPVPVITGPAPGQRPGSARGDLPGQAPWPGCRRNPGFSPPPTEPREVHNVH